The following coding sequences lie in one Cryptococcus neoformans var. neoformans B-3501A chromosome 14, whole genome shotgun sequence genomic window:
- a CDS encoding hypothetical protein (HMMPfam hit to Fungal_trans, Fungal specific transcription factor domain, score: 58.6, E(): 1.6e-14) → MPADYPMYSHPPPPPVHGHEPTHPYAMPPPQYQNYYRDYYQPPPQRFQREHEYTHGHGQLPPPHPHHPYSHPYSHPTGPQPHMMSYAAPPSWRPEPSSPVRHQSIHPPATNRASVLEQSTSRAEEKLKAESSHAAAAEDDNPPPKKRGRPRKHPLPVIPPDMKKDDRSSAAKEGVKKRSRGSEGHLNADQMGLEAGSDELEAGLTLAGLKRRESAPAPVPDATPESAKKVKQENDDGKDEKKEKESQVKKRGEGLKKSCAECRRLKAKCDRVFPCSNCRRRGCALVCPDGDLSCMNGKRLVLASTKQLHERIQQLEAALLQAHRSTTSTTHPLLAPEYLDGGFASLPSANADSKGEETKSPKSPKSPLPEGSPIHAMSTPSFTVATPLSSAAANLPPSRRIAVQSLLTEASSAPEGKREDEWAGENAAPAMIIGTGHAHSHPPFSPEDLNQRRLVFERLKRIIKVLPSSEVTAQKAERFWKTSQWYQTILQREEFENVYFPAVYSPTPANPLSPHKLAVVLMVLTLEAYLDLEQDEDAPLVATYWDAVQACFDTRFGWAASIAGTQALALCTLFVGFGWRGTKASNFYWLRQMTSSALQLGLHRDPHPSFPAEEREFRRRVWHEVYVLDCLICLNHGQRASIPVEYIETAYPKGVPPLAYKKYDFIRLVKSRVIEVGCLPDSAPATWDRVEDVKRLLMQFE, encoded by the exons ATGCCAGCAGATTATCCTATGTATTCTCAcccacctcctccgccgGTTCATGGACACGAGCCAACACATCCGTACgccatgcctccaccacaaTATCAAAATTACTATCGAGACTATTACCAGCCGCCACCGCAACGCTTTCAGCGCGAACACGAGTATACTCATGGCCATGGCCAGTTACCGCCACCTcaccctcatcatccttatTCACATCCGTATTCACACCCAACCGGCCCTCAACCGCACATGATGTCCTACGCAGCACCTCCTTCCTGGCGTCCTgagccttcttcaccagTCCGTCATCAGTCGATTCATCCTCCTGCGACCAATCGTGCATCTGTGCTTGAACAGTCTACATCTCGCGCGGAAGAGAAACTAAAAGCCGAGAGTTCACATGCAGCCGCAGCGGAAGATGACAACCCGCCTCCTAAAAAACGAGGTCGTCCTCGCAAACATCCGCTTCCCGTCATTCCGCCCgacatgaagaaggatgaccGGTCGTCTGCAGCGAAAGAAGGAGTCAAAAAGCGTTCAAGGGGCAGCGAGGGGCATTTGAATGCCGATCAGATGGGCTTGGAGGCGGGAAGTGATGAATTGGAAGCTGGTTTGACTTTGGCAGGGttgaaaagaagggagagtgCGCCTGCCCCGGTTCCAGATGCGACTCCAGAATCCGCCAAGAAAGTGAAGCAAGAGAACGacgatggaaaggatgagaagaaggaaaaggaatcTCAGGTCAAAAAAAGGGGTGAAgggctgaagaagagttgtGCAGAATGTAGACGATTGAAAGCAAAGTGCGATCGGGTGTTTCCATGTTCCAACT GCAGACGGAGAGGGTGTGCATTGGTTTGTCCGGACGGTGATCTCAGTTGCATGAACGGAAAGCGACTTGTTCTCGCCTCGACGAAGCAATTGCACGAAAGGATTCAGCAGCTCGAAGCAGCTCTCCTACAAGCCCACCGCTCGACGACTTCCACCACCCACCCGCTTTTGGCGCCAGAGTACCTCGATGGGGGCTTTGCGTCTCTGCCCAGTGCGAACGCTGATAGCAAAGGTGAAGAGACGAAATCACCCAAATCACCAAAGTCCCCACTTCCCGAAGGATCACCGATACATGCCATGTCTACGCCCAGCTTTACGGTCGCGACGCCGCTTTCGTCTGCAGCGGccaaccttcctccttctcgccgCATTGCCGTTCAGTCCCTTTTGACGGAAGCTTCTTCTGCGCCTGAAGGAAAGCGCGAGGATGAATGGGCGGGAGAGAATGCGGCTCCGGCGATGATCATCGGCACGGGCCATGCCCACTCTCACCcccctttttcccctgAAGATCTCAATCAGCGACGCCTTGTGTTTGAGCGGCTAAAGCGGATTATCAAAGTTCTTCCGTCTAGCGAGGTGACGGCACAGAAGGCAGAGAGGTTCTGGAAGACGTCACAATGGTACCAGACCATTCTCCAACGAGAAGAATTTGAGAATGTCTACTTTCCTGCCGTCTATTCGCCCACGCCTGCGAATCCGCTTTCACCACACAAACTTGCTGTCGTACTCATGGTCCTCACGCTTGAAGCTTACCTTGACCTCGAGCAAGACGAAGACGCGCCTCTTGTCGCCACGTACTGGGACGCGGTCCAAGCATGCTTTGACACCCGTTTTGGTTGGGCGGCGAGCATAGCGGGTACGCAAGCGTTGGCGCTCTGTACGTTGTTTGTCGGTTTTGGGTGGCGCGGTACAAAGGCGAGCAACTTTTACTGGTTACGGCAGATGACTTCATCTGCTCTCCAGCTGGGACTGCATCGCGATCCGCACCCGTCTTTCCCGGCGGAAGAGCGAGAGTTTAGGCGTCGGGTGTGGCACGAGGTGTACGTCCTTGACTGTTTAATCTGTCTCAATCATGGGCAAAGGGCATCGATTCCGGTGGAGTATATCGAGACGGCGTACCCCAAGGGAGTGCCGCCGCTGGCGTATAAAAAGTACGATTTCATCAGACTGGTGAAGAGTCGGGTGATTGAGGTGGGATGTTTGCCAGATAGTGCGCCGGCGACGTGGGATAGGGTGGAAGATGTGAAACGGTTGTTGATGCAGTTTGAGTAG
- a CDS encoding hypothetical protein (Similar to gi|32415269|ref|XP_328114.1| hypothetical protein (hypothetical protein B1D1.160 [imported] - Neurospora crassa), FASTA scores: opt: 1493, E(): 1.2e-75, (30.919% identity (61.837% similar) in 1339 aa overlap (2-1310:3-1224))), with amino-acid sequence MSSTDFAAELEKVRRLTGSQLVHQSKPAQLLVAIESTITSALNASPPHSSTAYFASLLQCLEKACADEVGDDEDMAETENMGQGALIPATLYLLAIVVPETPNQVVLSKLSSLLECILPLYDSALEHPPALRSLLQITTAVVLLAPPQLLTTSPLLKKAWNYLLELNLDPRPKVRHLSQEGVRKVLTTPIPPKVVAGQHPYLARAREWVMNVLEEEVKTGGAKGKKARFADAEDMEGKKAIWVVQGLRGWVAVWGDEQLSALSSTLLSLPPLPHLTPQIYSLLALLLSPPPSDAASPTPSVLTNLPTILDSLLSSPPSAGDMPTYLSAIAGALIKMSLQDPTSLATYLPKAWNLLFKEILLAPSAPKPVVEAAVSALGQGGLIRYCITDDQILATLSYVRGGSHLPGARQKGRAPFLWKLLSSLTSSLGSNPVRLPQLLKLLESLISRLRLRVLPSGANPGAPAKADPSGRASAAAQELLMDLIKEVGDLRSQRGFEWKDEVDGVVGIAIEVVGVQGVLEVLPLNIEPDASGTPPQPGRAHLLPLIRSHNTNSSLSFFSSYFRPLSERLFSLKVAAEERGRAQEAKIWEVVVGQIWDCFPGFCDMPRDMKDGLDASFLGLITSLLYTQPALLPSLLKGLSLLISSTTRLASSAAPQEELLKQFGVSQIDAQANMALLKSLAKDMVSVLLNVFSKMPRESRGMVGDVIGHWVGIMEPSDLVETYQTVTTHLSNALSAPPAPANAGESPISHTMLDLLIIFVPQLPLAQSLALFNASSTPSLLHHRDATVQKKSYRLLKRLLESPTLAPTLTPVSYAEFVSKLLSSQPHIGPGAQRDRLQLLTTLVNVLPQDGLDVLPELVSEAVLGTKEVNEKARDAGFELVVEMGKKMAKGGKVNRTEGEEDGEVENTSVDASAEEYLTMVAAGLTGTTPHMISASINALSRLLFEFKDQVSDQTTSELLSTLTIFLTSKNREIVKSALGFAKVTIVSLPIATLRPHLPQLVPALLGWVHDHKNHFKSKTIHIFERLIRRFGFDEVYANAGEKVEEKKVLVGIRKRKERAKKKRAGKDDEEEEGGKRQSMGNAFDDILYNSDSDLSSDEDEDAPGKGRNQAQGKGQIKGKKAQQQQQQQQREKREKGDVYIRNDEDEPMDLLSRSIAGGVSTSNPALQAPRRKPGQLASKFQTDKSGKLIITDDNSADEADPSASAGAAFMANVANTTADGTYRDSRGNLKFNRNTKRAREAEGDILRGLDEEDAKKENKMRERKKMRKQLGEEFRAKRAGGDIKREGGPDPYSYVPLGQTAGKKGKKGNFNLTNKKKGSRG; translated from the exons ATGAGCTCGACTGACTTCGCCGCCGAGCTGGAAAAGGTCCGCCGCTTGACCGGCTCTCAGCTTGTGCACCAATCAAAACCGGCCCAACTTTTGGTCGCCATCGAGTCTACCATCACCAGCGCTCTCAACGCATCTCCTCCCCACTCTTCTACAGCATACTTtgcatctcttctccaatgtCTTGAGAAGGCTTGCGCAGATGAagttggagatgatgaggatatGGCTGAGACTGAAAACATGGGACAAGGAGCTCTTATCCCTGCCACACTTTACTTGCTCGCTATTGTTGTTCCCGAGACCCCCAACCAGGTCGTACTTTCCAAACTCTCATCTTTGCTCGAGTGTATTTTGCCTCTTTACGACTCTGCTTTGGAACATCCTCCGGCTTTGCGCTCGCTGCTGCAAATCACAACCGCCGTTGTCCTCCTTGCTCCCCCTCAATTGTTGACCACCTCGCCTCTTCTCAAGAAGGCTTGGAATTATCTCCTCGAGCTCAACCTCGACCCTCGTCCGAAGGTCCGACATCTCTCTCAAGAAGGCGTACGTAAGGTGCTCACTACCCCCATCCCTCCCAAGGTTGTTGCTGGGCAACATCCTTACCTCGCTAGGGCCCGAGAATGGGTAATGAATGttcttgaggaagaagtcaagACTGGTGGTGCtaagggcaagaaggccAGGTTTGCAGATGCGGAGGAtatggaaggaaagaaggctaTCTGGGTTGTACAGGGTCTTCGTGGATGGGTAGCTGTTTGGGGCGACGAA CAATTGTCGGCGCTTAGCTCGACgctcctctctctccctcctctcccccaCCTCACGCCTCAAATTTATTCACTTCTTGCCTTGCTCTtgtctcctcctccgtcgGACGCCGCCTCGCCCACCCCCTCTGTTCTTACCAACCTTCCTACCATCCTTGACTCCTTGctttcctctcccccttccGCCGGCGATATGCCCACCTATCTCTCAGCGATCGCTGGAGCTCTCATCAAAATGTCTCTTCAAGATCCCACTTCCTTGGCCACCTACCTGCCCAAAGCTTGGAATTTGCTCTTCAAAGAGATCTTGCTTGCTCCCAGCGCTCCCAAGCCTGTTGTTGAGGCTGCCGTCTCTGCTCTCGGCCAAGGCGGTTTGATCAGGTATTGCATCACGGATGATCAGATCTTGGCTACTCTCAGCTATGTTCGGGGTGGAAGCCATCTTCCCGGTGCGAGGCAAAAGGGCAGAGCGCCCTTCTTATGGAAGctgctctcttctcttACATCCTCTTTGGGTTCCAACCCGGTCCGtcttccccagcttctcaaGCTCCTTGAGTCACTTATCTCCCGCCTTCGTCTCCGCGTCCTGCCTTCCGGGGCCAACCCTGGCGCTCCGGCTAAAGCCGATCCTTCAGGCCGAGCATCTGCTGCTGCGCAAGAGTTGTTGATGGATTTGATCAAGGAAGTTGGTGACCTGAGATCTCAACGAGGGTTCGAGTGGAAGGATGAGGTCGATGGAGTTGTGGGTATTGCCATAGAGGTTGTCGGTGTGCAAGGTGTTCTGGAGGTATTGCCTTTGAATATTGAGCCTGATGC ATCGGGAACCCCTCCTCAGCCCGGTCGTGCCCATTTGCTCCCCCTTATCCGTTCACACAACAccaactcttccctctccttcttctcgtcctacTTCCGTCCTTTGTCTGAGCGCCTATTCTCCCTCAAGGTTGCCGCCGAAGAACGAGGTAGAGCACAGGAGGCTAAGATCTGGGAGGTTGTCGTCGGGCAGATTTGGGACTGTTTCCCAGGTTTCTGCGATATGCCTCGGGACATGAAGGACGGACTTGATGCTTCTTTCCTCGGTTTGATCACTTCCCTTCTCTACACCCAACCCGcactccttccttcacTCCTCAAGggtctttccctcctcatTAGCTCTACAACCCgtcttgcttcttctgctgcgCCTCAGGAAGAGCTTCTTAAGCAATTCGGCGTCTCTCAAATCGATGCCCAGGCGAACATGGCTCTGCTCAAGTCTTTGGCCAAGGATATGGTCTCTGTATTATTGAACGTATTCTCCAAGATGCCTCGTGAATCTAGGGGTATGGTCGGGGATGTTATTGGTCACTGGGTTGGGATTATGGAGCCTTCAGATTTGGTTGAGACATATCAGACTGTTACCACTCACTTGTCTAATGCGCTttctgctcctcctgcGCCTGCCAATGCCGGTGAAAGCCCCATTTCCCACACCATGCTCGATCTCTTGATCATTTTTGTTCCCCAACTCCCTCTAGCCCAATCTCTCGCATTGTTCAACGCTTCAtccactccttccttgtTGCACCACCGTGACGCCACAGTACAGAAGAAATCCTATCGGCTCTTGAAGCGTCTCCTCGAGTCACCCACCTTGGCTCCCACTCTCACTCCCGTCTCCTACGCCGAGTTTGTGTCTAagctcctttcttctcaaccCCACATCGGCCCTGGTGCCCAACGTGACCGTCTTCAATTGCTAACCACTCTCGTAAACGTTCTTCCCCAGGACGGGCTTGATGTCTTACCAGAGTTGGTCAGTGAAGCCGTGTTGGGTACTAAGGAGGTCAATGAAAAGGCAAGAGATGCTGGTTTCGAATTGGTCGTGGAgatgggcaagaagatggcCAAGGGTGGGAAAGTCAACCGAActgaaggggaggaggatggtgaggTGGAGAACACATCAGTGGATGCCAGTGCGGAGGAGTACTTGACGATGGTCGCTGCTGGTTTGACTGGTACTACACCTCATATGATCAGTGCGAGCATCAATGCTTTATCAAGATTACTGTTTGAGTTCAAAG ACCAAGTTTCTGACCAAACCACTTCCGAACTCCTTTCGACTCTCACCATCTTTCTCACCTCCAAGAACCGAGAGATTGTCAAATCCGCTCTTGGTTTCGCCAAGGTCACCatcgtctctcttcccatcgCCACGCTTCGCCctcaccttcctcaactcGTTCCCGCCCTTCTCGGTTGGGTGCACGACCACAAGAATCACTTTAAGTCCAAAACTATCCATATCTTTGAACGACTCATCCGTAGGTTCGGCTTCGACGAAGTTTACGCCAACGCTGGTGAGAAGGtcgaagagaagaaggttcTGGTTGGTAttaggaagaggaaggagcgAGCTAAGAAGAAGCGAGCTGGTaaggacgatgaggaagaggaaggtggtAAGAGGCAAAGTATGGGCAACGCGTTCGATGATATCCTTTACAACTCCGACTCCGACTTGTCGtctgatgaggatgaggatgccCCTGGTAAGGGACGGAATCAGGCGCAGGGCAAGGGCCAgatcaagggcaagaaagctcagcaacagcaacaacagcagcagagagaaaaaagagagaagggagatgtTTACATCCGAaacgacgaggatgagccCATGGATCTCCTGTCGAGATCAATTGCTGGTGGCGTCTCTA CGAGTAACCCTGCTCTCCAAGCTCCCCGGCGTAAACCCGGTCAGCTCGCCTCTAAATTCCAAACTGACAAGTCCGGAAAACTTATCATCACCGACGACAACTCTGCCGACGAGGCTGatccttctgcttctgccgGTGCTGCCTTTATGGCTAACGTTGCCAACACTACTGCTGATGGCACTTACCGCGATTCTCGAGGTAACTTGAAGTTCAACCGTAACACCAAGCGAGCCCGAGAGGCGGAAGGTGATATATTGAGAGGtttggatgaggaggatgcaaagaaggagaacaaaatgagagaaaggaagaagatgaggaaacaGCTTGGTGAAGAGTTTAGGGCCAAG CGAGCCGGTGGTGATATCAAACGCGAAGGAGGACCTGACCCATACTCTTACGTCCCTCTCGGACAGACAgcggggaagaagggaaagaaaggcAACTTCAACCTTaccaacaagaagaagggatcCAGAGGATAA
- a CDS encoding hypothetical protein (HMMPfam hit to Fungal_trans, Fungal specific transcription factor domain, score: 50.5, E(): 4.6e-12), with protein MSTIERTATTTTSKKRPLSCDLCRRRKVKCIKSPLATRCEGCVVLNQECEYKYQRRRPGPVNRYTAEPSTTTSDSRPQLVGVSSSSPQPSQVSHGHSMTPSPSRPRPSGLYNVSGQQYASHSPRRASISQSQSEPPLQSPAPLDATLPRSSGPHRPSLAATTPACALPSTRSAHMGLGLGSWVVDARRQDTDSAMDWSWLPINSSSLFHAGVGESTTASEPSPHEWSWDHNLIEPQPIEFASLVPDVTGMAGQAAGLGPMLRDDTDRARLSSASALLSNASPGDVRHTGIEEWIPWSTLMRILHAYHTHLYPLLPVMHWPTFLQLLMSREDERSQTWRAYLLSLGASLHNLNHYTSLSAAIPHMAHRPSWPVLIYSQWHILSSSCPDQLSPSWRCPLSATYTADATPRRSSEFQLRYVHPLAQEPVGGSDIWSLTLCVSCDHIYLSTVGSTTAANVALAKAIRLAQELKLHDEGSAGVNTDRIELEVRRRLFWLLYGSDRTITALTSAPFQIVDADVRVPWPSEVDDNLITASGAFPQPSGVYSVLCGFHHVSRIFHLLGAVITAHRSLLAKESSIQSDLSLPPMWPAIRPTSHFRNALQRILDNLPPPLQLASPLDPALGDKRNEPPRLRHHGIGVFETCKANLLVSQAMVRFAIRQYAVAVGEREDELNDKAWVEKYVLSMLEMMPSESLAVNGESLRNKVIFFASNLIDKYPGFTEEHTYISDLLAVYTRIREEQQTSLLESVESVMPSRAPTPGRL; from the exons ATGTCAACGATCGAGCGCACGGCGACAACGACGACTTCGAAGAAACGCCCACTCTCTTGCGACCTCTGTCGAAGGAGAAAAGTCAAGTGTATCAAATCGCCCCTCGCGACACGATGCGAGGGCTGCGTCGTGTTAAATCAGGAATGCGAGTACAAGTACCAGAGGAGGAGACCGGGCCCCGTCAACCG CTATACGGCGGAGCCTTCTACAACCACATCCGACAGTCGTCCTCAGCTGGTGGGAGTGTCCAGCAGCTCCCCACAGCCGTCCCAGGTCTCGCACGGTCACAGTATGACCCCGTCCCCctcccgcccccgcccTTCGGGACTCTATAACGTGTCCGGTCAACAGTACGCCTCGCATTCACCAAGGCGTGCGTCCATATCTCAATCACAGTCAGAACCACCTCTCCAGAGCCCCGCACCGTTGGATGCGACCCTTCCTCGATCTTCTGGACCCCATCGTCCCTCGTTAGCCGCAACGACACCTGCTTGTGCTCTCCCCTCCACCAGATCCGCCCATATGGGCCTTGGCCTCGGTTCTTGGGTGGTAGATGCCCGGCGGCAGGATACGGACTCCGCGATGGACTGGTCTTGGCTGCCTATCAATTCGAGCTCTCTATTCCATGCCGGCGTCGGCGAGTCCACCACCGCCTCCGAGCCATCCCCACATGAATGGTCCTGGGATCACAATCTGATCGAACCCCAGCCCATTGAGTTCGCCTCCCTCGTTCCAGACGTCACCGGGATGGCAGGACAAGCTGCCGGTTTGGGGCCCATGCTGAGGGACGACACCGACCGAGCCCGgctctcttctgcttctgcaCTTCTGTCCAATGCTTCTCCAGGGGATGTGCGGCATACAGGAATCGAGGAGTGGATCCCGTGGAGCACGCTCATGCGGATCCTTCACGCGTACCATACGCATCTCTA TCCGCTGTTGCCGGTGATGCATTGGCCCACGTTCTTGCAGTTGCTTATGAGCAgggaggacgagagaaGTCAAACTTGGCGAGCGTATCTGCTTTCCCTAGGTGCGTCTCTCCATAATCTGAATCATTATACCTCACTGAGTGCCGCCATCCCCCATATGGCGCATCGACCCTCCTGGCCGGTGCTTATATATTCCCAGTGGCATATTCTATCATCCAGCTGCCCCGATCAgctctctccttcttggagGTGCCCACTCTCCGCCACTTACACCGCCGATGCCACGCCGC GACGCTCTAGTGAGTTTCAGCTTCGATACGTTCACCCTCTTGCACAAGAGCCGGTGGGTGGTTCCGACATCTGGTCACTGACTTTGTGTGTCAGCTGTGATCACATTTATCTGAGCACCGTGGGCAGCACGACCGCTGCGAACGTGGCGTTAGCAAAGGCTATTCGACTCGCACAAGAGCTGAAGCTGCATGATGAAGGAAGTGCGGGCGTCAACACCGATCGTATCGAGCTGGAGGTACGAAGGAGGTTGTTCTGGCTACTCT ATGGTTCCGATCGCACCATTACTGCCTTGACTTCTGCACCTTTCCAAATCGTCGACGCCGATGTACGCGTCCCGTGGCCGTCGGAGGTTGACGACAACCTGATCACCGCATCCGGCGCATTCCCCCAACCCTCTGGGGTCTATTCGGTCCTCTGCGGCTTTCATCACGTCTCACGCatttttcatcttctcggCGCGGTTATCACTGCCCATCGCTCGCTTCTTGCAAAAGAAAGCTCGATCCAGTCGGACCTCTCATTACCTCCAATGTGGCCCGCGATCCGCCCCACGAGTCACTTCAGGAATGCACTCCAGCGGATCCTGGACAACCTACCTCCTCCCCTGCAGTTGGCCAGTCCCTTGGACCCCGCCTTGGGAGACAAGCGGAATGAGCCCCCTAGACTTCGTCATCATGGCATCGGTGTCTTTGAGACGTGCAAGGccaacctcctcgtctCACAGGCGATGGTTAGGTTCGCGATAAGACAATATGCTGTGGCTgttggggagagggaagatgaactGAATGATAAGGCTTGGGTGGAGAAATATGTTCTGAGCATGCTCGAGAT GATGCCGAGCGAGAGTTTAGCGGTCAACGGTGAATCACTA AGAAACAAGGTAATTTTCTTTGCGAGTAATCTGATAGACAAGTATCCCGGTTTCACAGAAGAGCATACCTACATATCAGATCTCCTCGCGGTG TATACGAGGATCAGGGAGGAACAACAGACTAGTCTACTGGAATCTGTAGAAAGTGTTATGCCGAGCCGAGCGCCCACTCCTGGTCGTCTGTGA
- a CDS encoding hypothetical protein (Match to EST gb|CF185841.1|CF185841; Similar to gi|129007|sp|P29094|O16G_BACTR Oligo-1,6-glucosidase (Oligosaccharide alpha-1,6-glucosidase) (Sucrase-isomaltase) (Isomaltase) (Dextrin 6-alpha-D-glucanohydrolase), FASTA scores: opt: 1423, E(): 3.1e-86, (42.270% identity (69.737% similar) in 608 aa overlap (15-594:2-557)); HMMPfam hit to Alpha-amylase, Alpha amylase, catalytic domain, score: 315.3, E(): 8.7e-92), with protein sequence MIPPLDDSSLVKAADKAWWKSATVYQVYPASFCDHADAGHGTLLGILTKVDYLQSLGVDIVWLSPIYESPQADMGYDISNYRQIDKRYGSLEDWDRLLAALHQRGMKLVMDLVVNHTSDQHPWFKESRSSRDNPKRDWYIWRPPRYNEKNERIPPNNWKGTFGQGSAWEFDETTNEYYLHLFLKEQPDLNWENPQVRAEVYDLMHWWLKRGADGFRMDVINFIAKAPGLPDAPVIDPGRTYQSFGMMSINRPEVHGWLKEMNRAVLSHYDCFAVGECPGDEAVVSYAPYSVPHNKELQMVFHFHHQSFDRAAGGLGRVHNPDWKLSELKRVFNTWQIEMAREGVLRITTSLGSSPGWHLTILRTGHGQELGMINVPRGWGLVEYKDVETIQNSEAEVQHRQVMCGHANPDISDLLESNRITARDNGRTPMQWDSSLNAGFSKGEPWMRIHDDYREGWNAAAQVNDPDSAWSFWKQMLRLRKKYDAMIYGKHKPSPFDSEGTINHPATQGDFIALDESNEETYAYIREHPPSGQKLLVVLNLSRGNDGRGAPSTFVLPSGLDTSGSKLLISNGEVQEGQRIEGNILLGPWEGRIYLL encoded by the exons ATGATTCCCCCGCTCGACGACTCGTCCCTGGTGAAGGCCGCGGATAAAGCCTGGTGGAAGTCAGCGACCGTCTATCAAG TCTATCCT GCATCATTCTGTGACCATGCCGATGCAGGCCACGGCACCCTCCTCGGCATCCTCACCAAGGTGGACTACCTGCAATCACTGGGAGTCGACATCGTTTGGCTTTCTCCTATATACGAGTCCCCCCAGGCAGATATGGG CTACGACATTTCTAACTACCGTCAGATCGATAAGCGGTACGGCTCGCTTGAGGATTGGGATAGACTACTGGCTGCGCTTCACCAACGAGGCATGAAACTTGTTATGGACTTGGTTGTGAACCACACCTCAGATCAG CACCCATGGTTCAAAGAGTCACGCAGTTCCCGAGACAATCCCAAGAGGGATTGGTACATTTGGCGGCCACCTCGATACAATGAGAAGAACGAGAGGATCCCCCCGAATAACTGGAAAGGCACTTTCGGCCA GGGATCAGCGTGGGAATTCGACGAGACCACCAACGAGTACTacctccatcttttcctcaaGGAACAGCCCGACCTTAACTGGGAGAACCCTCAGGTCAGGGCCGAGGTTTATGATCTTATGCACTGGTGGCTCAAGAGGGGTGCCGATGGGTTCCGTATGGACGTA ATCAACTTTATCGCCAAGGCACCCGGTCTGCCAGATGCGCCGGTCATCGACCCGGGACGGACGTATCAGTCGTTTGGGATGATGTCGATAAACCGTCCAGAGGTGCATGGATGGCTGAAAGAGATGAATCGCGCGGTACTCTCACACTATGATTGCTTCGC CGTGGGAGAATGCCCAGGTGACGAGGCCGTAGTGTCATATGCCCCTTATTCTGTGCCCCACAATAAGGAGCTACAGATGGTCTTTCATTTTCACCA TCAGAGCTTCGATAGGGCGGCTGGCGGGCTGGGACGAGTTCACAATCCTGATTGGAAGCTGTCCGAGTTGAAAAGGGTCTTCAACACCTGGCAGATCGAGATGGCACGTGAAGGTG TCTTGAGAATCACGACCAGCCTCGGATCATCTCCCGGATGGCATCTGACCATCCTTCGGACAGGGCACG GGCAGGAGCTCGGGATGATCAATGTTCCGCGTGGCTGGGGACTGGTGGAGTACAAAGATGTCGAGACTATTCAAAACTCTGAGGCCGAGGTGCAGCATCGACAAGTGATGTGCGGCCATGCGAATCCGGACATATCCGACTTGCTTGAGAGCAACCGCATTACAGCTAGGGACAACGGTCGCACTCCCATGCAG TGGGACTCAAGTCTGAATGCCGGGTTCTCAAAGGGCGAGCCGTGGATGCGTATACACGATGACTACCGCGAGGGCTGGAACGCTGCCGCTCAGGTTAATGATCCGGACTCGGCATGGTCTTTCTGGAAGCAGATGCTCCGCCTGAGAAAGAAGTACGACGCCATGATATACGGTAAGCACAAGCCATCCCCCTTTGATTCGGAAGGTACGATTAACCACCCTGCAACTCAAGGCGACTTCATCGCGCTGGACGAGTCGAACGAGGAAACTTACGCATATATCCGCGAGCACCCTCCAAGCGGGCAGAAGctcctcgtcgtcctcaATCTTTCCCGCGGAAATGACGGTCGTGGTGCACCCTCGACCTTTGTGCTTCCATCCGGGCTCGATACAAGCGGCAGCAAGCTATTGATCTCTAATGGCGAGGTACAAGAGGGCCAGCGAATCGAGGGGAATATACTTTTGGGCCCATGGGAAGGCAGGATCTACCTCTTATGA